GATGATGTGGTCGGCGATCTGGTTGATCAGCACGACATCCGAAGACAGTCGGCGGCGGATCAGTGCGTCCACGGCGGCCATGTCGGGCGCGGCGAGCGACTGGATCTGGGGCAGGCCCAGCGCGGGGCGGGTGTCTTCGATGGTGGTCATGCGGTCTGACTTTCAGGCTTGGGCGGAATTATAGGCGGTGCGGACGTATTCCGCCCGCGAAGGCGTCCGGCGGCCGGGGAGGGCGTGAATACGTATGCATGTGGCGCCACCGCCAAGGGCCCCCCGCTAAGCTTGTCGGGTACGTTCTGGCCCGGAGGGGGGCCCCTCGATGTCGCAGACTCCATGGTGGCGCGGTGCCGTCATCTATCAGATTTACCCGCGCAGTTTCCTCGATGCCAACGGTGACGGCGTGGGCGACCTGCCCGGCATCATCGAGCGCCTGGACTACGTCGCTTCGCTGGGCGTGGACGCGATCTGGATCTCGCCGTTCTTCACCTCGCCGATGGCCGACTTCGGCTACGACATCGCCGACCACCGCGACGTGGACCCGCTGTTCGGCACCGTGGCCGACTTCGACCGGCTGCTGGCCAAGGCGCATGCGCTGGGCCTGAAGGTGATGATCGACCAGGTGTTCAGCCATACCTCGATCGAGCACGCCTGGTTCCGCGAGAGCCGCCAGGACCGAACCAATCCCAAGGCGGACTGGTACGTGTGGGCCGACCCGCGCGAGGACGGCACCCCGCCCAACAACTGGATGTCGATCTTCGGTGGCGTGGCCTGGCAGTGGGAGCCGCGCCGCGAGCAGTACTTCCTGCACAACTTCCTGGCCGACCAGCCGGACCTGGACTTCCACAACCCGGCCGTGCAGCAGGCGACCCTGGACTACGTGAAGTTCTGGCTGGACCGGGGCGTGGACGGCTTCCGCCTGGATTCGATCAACTTCTGCTTCCACGACAAGGACCTGCGCGACAACCCGGCCAAGCCGCTGGAAAAGCGCCTTGGCCGTGGCTTCAGCGCGGACAATCCGTACGCCTACCAGTACCACTATTACAACAACACCCGGCCGGAGAACCTGCCGTTCATCGAGCGCCTGCGCGGGCTGCTGGACCAGTACCCGGGCGCGGTCAGCCTCGGCGAGATCTCGGCCGAGGACTCGCTGGCGACCACCGCCGAATACACCGCGCCGGGCCGCCTGCACATGGGCTACAGCTTCGAGCTGCTGGTGAAGGACTACAGCGCAGCCTACATCCGCGACACCGTGTCGCGGCTGGAAGCGACCATGACCGAAGGCTGGCCGTGCTGGGCGATCTCCAACCACGACGTGGAGCGCGCGGTGACCCGTTGGGGCGGCCACCCGGCGCAGCCGCGCCTGGCCCGCCTGCTGGTGGCGGTGCTGTGCTCGCTGCGCGGTTCAATCTGCCTGTACCAGGGCGAAGAGCTGGGCCTGGGCGAAGCCGACGTGCCATTCGAAGCGTTGCAGGACCCGTATGGCATCACCTTCTGGCCGAACTTCAAGGGCCGCGACGGGTGCCGCACGCCGATGCCGTGGCTGGACGCGCCGCTGGCGGGGTTCACCACGGGCGAACCGTGGCTGCCGATTCCGCAGGACCACCAGGTGCGTGCGGTTGCGGTGCAGGAGCATGACCCGCATTCGGTGTTGAACGCCTTCCGCCAGTTCCTGGCCTGGCGCCGGACCATGCCGACGCTGCTGCTGGGCGACATCCGGTTCCTGGAGACGGCCGAGCCGGTGCTGATGTTCGAGCGCACGCATGGGGAGGAGACCCTGCTGCTGGCGTTCAATCTCTCGGCCGAAGTCACCACGGTGGCGCTGCCGGAAGGGCAGTGGCACGCGTTGCACGTGCCGGGTCCGGATGCGGGCCAGGCAGAAGGTACCCAGCTGCAGCTGCCGGCCCAGGCGATGTACTGCGCACGGCGCAGCTGATTTGCGATTTCCGGTGGTATTGAGGGGCGGGACCGCAGGGTTCCGCCCCTTTTTTTCGTGCGTTCGAAAAGCAGCCACGCCCTGCGTGGCTGCGCGACGCGCCCAACAAAAAACCCGCTGCTCGCGCAGCGGGTTTCTCGTTCGTGCTTCTACACCGGGATCAGAACTTGTAGTTCACACCCAGCATGTAGGTCCGGCCCCACTCGATGTATTCCAGCGGACGGTCCTTGGTACCCGCGTAGGTACGGTACGGCTCGTTGGTCAGGTTGCTTCCCTGCAGGAGCAGGGTCAGTCCATGCAGGCTGCTGCTGTCGGCGAAGGTGTAGCTGACCTGCGCGTCGGTCACGTTCTCGCCGACCACGTAACGCAGGGTGCGGTTGCCGTTGAAGTTGCCAATTTCACCGATGAAGTCCGAACGACGGCGCTGGCTCACGCGTGCTTCAAAGCCGTTGCGCTCGAAATAGGCGGTGAAGTTGTACACGCGCTCGGACAGGCCCGGCAGGCTGATCGGATCGCTACCCACGCTGGAGGCGCTTTCCGGGTCCAGGATCTTGATGTCGCTGTCGTTGAAGGTCGCGCTGGCCTGCACGCCGAAACCACGCAGCGGGTCGGCAATCATTTCCAGCGGGAACG
This portion of the Stenotrophomonas aracearum genome encodes:
- a CDS encoding alpha-glucosidase family protein gives rise to the protein MSQTPWWRGAVIYQIYPRSFLDANGDGVGDLPGIIERLDYVASLGVDAIWISPFFTSPMADFGYDIADHRDVDPLFGTVADFDRLLAKAHALGLKVMIDQVFSHTSIEHAWFRESRQDRTNPKADWYVWADPREDGTPPNNWMSIFGGVAWQWEPRREQYFLHNFLADQPDLDFHNPAVQQATLDYVKFWLDRGVDGFRLDSINFCFHDKDLRDNPAKPLEKRLGRGFSADNPYAYQYHYYNNTRPENLPFIERLRGLLDQYPGAVSLGEISAEDSLATTAEYTAPGRLHMGYSFELLVKDYSAAYIRDTVSRLEATMTEGWPCWAISNHDVERAVTRWGGHPAQPRLARLLVAVLCSLRGSICLYQGEELGLGEADVPFEALQDPYGITFWPNFKGRDGCRTPMPWLDAPLAGFTTGEPWLPIPQDHQVRAVAVQEHDPHSVLNAFRQFLAWRRTMPTLLLGDIRFLETAEPVLMFERTHGEETLLLAFNLSAEVTTVALPEGQWHALHVPGPDAGQAEGTQLQLPAQAMYCARRS